A stretch of Nonomuraea africana DNA encodes these proteins:
- the hemE gene encoding uroporphyrinogen decarboxylase, which translates to MVNLADSAFLRACRRQPVDHTPVWYMRQAGRSLPEYLKVREGVPMLTACATPDLIVEITMQPVRRYGVDAAIFFSDIVVPLKAIGVDLDIKPGVGPVIADPIRDRAGLEALRPLEPGDVPYVSEAITSLVGELGATPLIGFAGAPFTLASYLIEGGPSKNHDHTKAMMYGEPALWHALMDRLTGIVIEHLRVQIDAGASAIQLFDSWVGAVAPDDYREFVLPYTERIFAAVPDVPRIHFGVGTGELLGVLGEAGADVVGVDWRVPLDEAARRVGPGKALQGNLDPAILLAPWEAVEPRARRVLEIGRSAEGHVFNLGHGVLPNTDPDQLRRLTDLVHSFR; encoded by the coding sequence ATGGTGAATCTCGCCGACTCCGCGTTCCTGCGCGCCTGCCGCCGCCAGCCCGTCGACCACACCCCGGTCTGGTACATGCGTCAGGCGGGTCGATCGCTGCCCGAATACCTCAAGGTGCGCGAGGGCGTGCCCATGCTCACGGCGTGCGCGACGCCCGACCTCATCGTCGAGATCACCATGCAGCCGGTGCGCCGCTACGGCGTCGACGCGGCCATCTTCTTCAGCGACATCGTCGTGCCGCTCAAGGCCATCGGCGTCGACCTCGACATCAAGCCTGGCGTGGGCCCGGTCATCGCCGACCCGATCCGCGACAGGGCCGGCCTCGAGGCGCTGCGCCCGCTGGAGCCGGGCGACGTGCCCTACGTCAGCGAGGCCATCACCAGCCTGGTGGGCGAGCTGGGCGCGACGCCGCTGATCGGGTTCGCCGGCGCGCCGTTCACGCTGGCCTCCTACCTCATCGAGGGCGGCCCCTCCAAGAACCACGACCACACCAAGGCCATGATGTACGGCGAGCCCGCGCTGTGGCACGCGCTCATGGACCGCCTGACCGGCATCGTGATCGAGCACCTGCGCGTGCAGATCGACGCGGGCGCCTCGGCGATCCAGCTGTTCGACTCATGGGTGGGGGCGGTCGCGCCCGACGACTACCGCGAGTTCGTCCTGCCGTACACGGAGCGCATCTTCGCGGCGGTGCCCGACGTGCCGCGCATCCACTTCGGGGTCGGCACGGGCGAGCTGCTCGGCGTGCTCGGCGAGGCGGGCGCCGACGTGGTGGGCGTCGACTGGCGGGTTCCGCTCGACGAGGCCGCGCGCCGCGTCGGGCCGGGCAAGGCGCTCCAGGGCAACCTCGACCCCGCGATCCTGCTGGCCCCGTGGGAGGCCGTCGAGCCCAGGGCGCGGCGCGTCCTCGAGATCGGGCGGTCGGCCGAGGGCCACGTCTTCAACCTCGGCCACGGGGTGCTGCCGAACACCGACCCCGACCAGCTGCGCCGACTCACCGACCTGGTCCACTCCTTCCGCTGA